One Ananas comosus cultivar F153 linkage group 1, ASM154086v1, whole genome shotgun sequence DNA window includes the following coding sequences:
- the LOC109707661 gene encoding uncharacterized protein LOC109707661 isoform X1, whose product MAENCCFFNKDILIVKPPKKSPLALRMIVLGVAMICGVYICSVCLKQIGNNTIPRMIKIERTTHSCRRASFSQFENTHLHYPEPTTYSRGECACTPVRFFAILSTQRSGSGWFETLLNSHINISSNGEIFSAKERRSNISSIIQTLDKVYNLDWYSSAAKNECTAAVGFKWMLNQGLIENHEEVVAYFSRRHISAIFLFRRNLLRQLVSLLANNHDRDLKQLNGTHKAHVHSKDEADVLARYKPKLNATSLIPRLKQAEEYVANAIESLKTISHIVIFYEDLINNQTMLMDVLNFMGMPERKLFSRHVKIHRKPLAEQIENWDEVYNVLNGTRYESFLNSDYSM is encoded by the exons ATGGCCGAAAATTGTTGTTTCTTCAATAAG GACATACTTATTGTAAAGCCTCCGAAGAAATCACCACTCGCATTGAGGATGATCGTTTTAGGTGTAGCTATGATTTGTGGGGTTTACATATGCTCGGTGTGCCTGAAGCAAATAGGAAACAACACCATTCCCAGAATGATTAAGATTGAGCGAACAACGCACTCTTGTCGTAGAGCTAGTTTTTCGCAATTCGAGAATACTCATCTACACTACCCAGAACCGACAACTTACAGCAG GGGTGAATGTGCATGCACGCCAGTTCGGTTCTTTGCTATACTTTCGACACAGCGATCTGGAAGCGGGTGGTTCGAGACTCTTTTGAACAGTCATATTAACATCAGCTCGAACGGGGAGATTTTTTCTGCCAAAGAAAGGAGAAGTAACATATCTTCTATAATACAAACGCTGGATAAAGTTTACAATCTGGATTGGTACAGCAGTGCTGCGAAAAATGAATGCACAGCTGCAGTTGGCTTCAAGTGGATGCTTAATCAG GGTCTTATCGAGAACCATGAAGAAGTAGTTGCCTACTTTAGCCGTAGACACATCTCTGCAATATTTCTATTCAGAAGAAACCTACTTCGCCAGTTGGTCTCGCTGCTTGCGAACAACCACGACCGAGATCTTAAACAGTTAAACGGGACGCATAAAGCTCATGTACACTCCAAAGATGAG GCTGATGTGCTTGCCAGATACAAGCCCAAACTCAATGCTACGTCGTTGATTCCGAGACTTAAACAAGCTGAAGAGTACGTGGCGAACGCTATTGAAAGCTTAAAGACCATCTCTCACATCGTAATTTTCTACGAGGATCTCATTAATAATCAAACA ATGCTCATGGATGTGCTCAATTTCATGGGAATGCCTGAGAGGAAGTTATTTAGCCGACATGTAAAGATACACAGGAAGCCGTTAGCAGAGCAAATCGAGAACTGGGACGAAGTCTACAACGTTCTTAACGGCACACGATACGAGAGCTTCTTGAATTCTGATTATAGTATGTAG
- the LOC109711759 gene encoding probable inactive heme oxygenase 2, chloroplastic has product MLTCVVASAPLRPLQSLSFPSKLHLFPQPYLSPIAHHFVVSTSSSSSSSPPPLTPTTTTTTTPTGPVVRKRKRYRKPYPGESEGIVEEMRFVAMRLRTPAPSGEEEEEEKGEVDSGEESWRPSVEGFVKYLVDSKLVFDTVERIVDESSDVAYVYFRKSGLERAASISKDLEWFKEQNIAIPEPSSPGITYADYLNELAESSAPSFLCHFYNIYFAHINGGIPIGRKVCEKLFEGRELEFYKWDSDVQLLLKDVREKLNKLGEHWSREEKNRCLREAAKSFRYSGRLIRLIIL; this is encoded by the exons atgctcacTTGTGTAGTAGCGTCGGCTCCTCTGCGACCGTTGCAATCTCTCTCATTCCCCTCGAAACTCCATCTCTTTCCCCAACCCTATCTCTCTCCCATTGCTCACCACTTCGTCGTCTccacctcttcctcctcctcctcctccccccctccTCTTACAcccactactactactactactacgcCCACTGGTCCAGTGGTGAGGAAGCGGAAGAGGTACCGCAAACCCTACCCGGGCGAGAGCGAGGGCATCGTCGAAGAGATGCGCTTCGTCGCCATGAGGCTCCGCACCCCCGCCCCGagcggcgaggaggaggaggaggagaagggggagGTCGACTCCGGCGAGGAGTCGTGGCGTCCGAGCGTGGAAGGGTTCGTGAAGTATTTGGTCGATAGCAAGCTCGTGTTCGACACCGTCGAGCGCATCGTCGATGAGTCGAGTGATGTCGCCT atGTTTACTTCAGAAAAAGTGGGTTGGAGCGGGCTGCTAGCATTTCAAAAGATTTGGAGTGGTTCAAAGAGCAAAACATTGCGATTCCTGAACCAAGTTCCCCTGGAATCACATATGCCGATTATCTTAATGAACTAGCTGAGAGCAGTGCCCCATCTTTCCTCTGCCACTtctacaatatttattttgcaCATATAAATGGTGGCATCCCGATTGGTAGGAAG GTCTGTGAGAAACTATTCGAAGGGAGGGAGCTCGAGTTCTACAAATGGGATAGTGATGTACAATTGCTACTGAAAGATGTTAGGGAGAAGCTGAACAAGCTTGGAGAG CACTGGTCTCGAGAAGAAAAGAACAGGTGCCTGAGAGAAGCGGCGAAATCATTCCGATATTCTGGACGGCTTATTCGTTTGATCATCTTATAG
- the LOC109707661 gene encoding uncharacterized protein LOC109707661 isoform X2, translated as MIVLGVAMICGVYICSVCLKQIGNNTIPRMIKIERTTHSCRRASFSQFENTHLHYPEPTTYSRGECACTPVRFFAILSTQRSGSGWFETLLNSHINISSNGEIFSAKERRSNISSIIQTLDKVYNLDWYSSAAKNECTAAVGFKWMLNQGLIENHEEVVAYFSRRHISAIFLFRRNLLRQLVSLLANNHDRDLKQLNGTHKAHVHSKDEADVLARYKPKLNATSLIPRLKQAEEYVANAIESLKTISHIVIFYEDLINNQTMLMDVLNFMGMPERKLFSRHVKIHRKPLAEQIENWDEVYNVLNGTRYESFLNSDYSM; from the exons ATGATCGTTTTAGGTGTAGCTATGATTTGTGGGGTTTACATATGCTCGGTGTGCCTGAAGCAAATAGGAAACAACACCATTCCCAGAATGATTAAGATTGAGCGAACAACGCACTCTTGTCGTAGAGCTAGTTTTTCGCAATTCGAGAATACTCATCTACACTACCCAGAACCGACAACTTACAGCAG GGGTGAATGTGCATGCACGCCAGTTCGGTTCTTTGCTATACTTTCGACACAGCGATCTGGAAGCGGGTGGTTCGAGACTCTTTTGAACAGTCATATTAACATCAGCTCGAACGGGGAGATTTTTTCTGCCAAAGAAAGGAGAAGTAACATATCTTCTATAATACAAACGCTGGATAAAGTTTACAATCTGGATTGGTACAGCAGTGCTGCGAAAAATGAATGCACAGCTGCAGTTGGCTTCAAGTGGATGCTTAATCAG GGTCTTATCGAGAACCATGAAGAAGTAGTTGCCTACTTTAGCCGTAGACACATCTCTGCAATATTTCTATTCAGAAGAAACCTACTTCGCCAGTTGGTCTCGCTGCTTGCGAACAACCACGACCGAGATCTTAAACAGTTAAACGGGACGCATAAAGCTCATGTACACTCCAAAGATGAG GCTGATGTGCTTGCCAGATACAAGCCCAAACTCAATGCTACGTCGTTGATTCCGAGACTTAAACAAGCTGAAGAGTACGTGGCGAACGCTATTGAAAGCTTAAAGACCATCTCTCACATCGTAATTTTCTACGAGGATCTCATTAATAATCAAACA ATGCTCATGGATGTGCTCAATTTCATGGGAATGCCTGAGAGGAAGTTATTTAGCCGACATGTAAAGATACACAGGAAGCCGTTAGCAGAGCAAATCGAGAACTGGGACGAAGTCTACAACGTTCTTAACGGCACACGATACGAGAGCTTCTTGAATTCTGATTATAGTATGTAG